aaccaagctatctacataagttagattaggaaatgcactagtcaaaatgtaaattttgtaccaaataaacattttttgcattagtctcacacataagttgagattttaaaatattaattaccatctattttcagcaccctgcagtaatgacattcctttgttcttcctcatgcaaaagcatttttaaaatttgtacatttagtcactatcattatacactctaggcattccttctcaataaagattgagatggtataatctaagaatgcctagagtgtatgatagtgactaaatgtacaaattttaaaaatgttcctttatcatctttctttctgatttcatgaaatgtattttaaaagataatggcAGCTTGGAATATCTCTTCTTGTTCTTAAGTCATGCTGTCTCTTAAAAGAACAACCTTGGCATGTAAAGGAATACAtttttgtcattctttctttAATACATTCAACAAGTTCCCTGAAACAATGGAGTGTTTCAGATACACTGTTTGCTCTACTTTTGATGTTCACAATCCTATTGCTAAAGAGATATTGAAAACTGAACTAGAAATAAGTAAGCTTCACTCAATGGATTATTTTAAAAGCCAACAGGAATTTGGAGGAGTCTTTTCTTTAGAAATAATGTATTATTCCAGGCTCCAAATAAGCCAAAGATTCTCTCAACTGCATCTGTTAAAGAGAGCCAATGAGTTTTTAAATGTGAGAGAACTGAAGAATACTGAATGCCATCAAATTCACAAAAATCTTTTTATCACCCAGTTCAAAGCATATAAATGCTGACAGAAGAGGACAATTCATGACAATTACTTCATTGTCAGTGGAAAGGACATCAGCTGTTGTCTGGGCAGCCTTATGCAGAATAGCACATAGAGTTAACCTCTTCCCTAGAAACAGTCATGCTTTCAATAAGATTGTCTGCTCCTTTATGCGAACAGCCACCAAAATTTGTATTCGTATCACCTCCACCAAAAACAGTACAATTTTCCTCATTAGCTCCCAACTCAGTAAGAGAAATTTGCTATCATTTCTGATGTCTGAACTAGAAGGGATTTCACCAGCAATTGACTTTTTACTAGAAAGATACTGTACAAgcaaagagaaattttttttctgtattgtgATTACTTGCATCCATGGCTATGCTGTTAAAATACAAGGAATTTAGATCTTTGATAATCTCTGCAAGAGTAAGTggattgattatatttttattattgcaatAGATTTTATTCTGGCACTTAAAAATTTGCTTGCAGTGTGTTCAAATAGTCATTGGGACTGAAAAACTAATGATGATATACAGTTTGGAAGTCCATTAAACTTCTCTCTTAATGTATCTTAATCtgaatttctcaattaaaaatgtattattttatcagATTCTTTGGTACTAGTTGAGGAAATCATTTATCTCTTATGCTTAGCTGTAATATGCTGGCTTATATCTCTGCATTTCTATCATTTCCGATACTGAATGAACGAACTGCTCAAAGAGCTTGCAAAGAACTTTTCCTCGTTGAATATATATCCACTGTGCAGAAAATTCACTGCAAAATTCATGCCTGTGTTTTGGCATTTTGGGGGTTCAAACACagattaaaaactaaaaacagaagGAGTGCCACCACCCTGGACCTGCCCAGGGGAGCACCAGAGGAGCTGCGGAGCTGTCGCTGCCACCACTGCTCTGCATGCTTTCATGCAGGTTGCCCACCCACCGGGGCCTTCCCTCTAGCTGCTTCTGCACCCCTCTTCCTCATCCTGCCACCCACTCTCCTCCCCAGAAAGCTGCCTGGCCCCCAGCAAACCCGCAGTGCCACCACGGCAACTGCAGCATACAACCACTCTTACATCTTTACATGTATTATTACGGAGGACATGGGGGTAGGAAAATCTCGCTTGCTTCatcaatttatagaaaaaaaattgatggctGATTGTGCTCACACAATTGGTGTTGAATTTGGTACAAGCGTCACTGACGCTAGTGGCCAAAAAAACATCCCGAAGCAGGTCTGGGATGCTGCAGGACAGGAGCGCTTTACGGCTGTCGCACGAAGTTACGACAGAGATGCTGCGCGAGCCCTTACGGTGTCTGAACTCGCCAGGAGAAGGACGTATAACCGCTTAAGCAGCCGGTTGACTGAGGCAAGGAATCCTACTGATCCAAACGCTGTAGTAATTCTCATAGGAAAGAAAGCAGAtttggaggcacagagaggtgttACATATGAAGAAGCCAAACGGTTTGCTGAAGAAAATGGTTTACTGTTCCTTGAAGCAAGTGCAAAAATCGGGAGAGAACGTAGACGATCCCTTCCTTGAGGTGCCAAGAAAACCTATCAGGACATTCAGGATAGAAACCTGGATTTCAGTGCCGCCGAGGCTGGGCTACAACACACACCCTCAGCCCCGCAGGGAGGCCGGCCAGCCAGAGAACCCCAAACCCAGAGGGAAGGCAGTAGCTGCTGGTTCTTTGCTGTGGCCCCTTATTTGACCTTTCACCGCTCTCTGTTGGAAGCAGTATTTTTTTTACTGCCTCCTTGACTTCTGTACATCTTactgaatttaagaaaaaaaattcttatgaaAATAGTTAACACTAAACCGTTAAACAACTAGATGTAATCAGGTTATCAAAGGCAAGTAGAGTAATAAATCTCTCCTGCATGGCACAGCTAAACTTTTTTCCCCCTCAGTTGTCCTCATGATAGGTATGTCACCAATACGGGATTTAAACTGAGCACTGATGCTGGATTTACTCATTTTTACCCCTCTCCACCTTTTTTGGCAAGGCTTTGTCTCACGGAACGGTTTAATTTGATGGTATTTTAAGCCTTTCTCCCCTTCTTTAACCGTTTATGTCTGTTGTAACCTATAAGCTTATTGCTGTGGAATGCTTCCTGATGGTAGAGAAGGGGTTCCTtaactgctttttttgttttgtttttgtcggATTAATTCCTTGTTTGGGTGACATTTTTGTTGAGGAGGTTGCTCCTGTCTTAGCCCTGAATAGGGAAAATATCCCTTTATCTTTTCTCTTGAGCTTTATCGATAggctttattcttttgttttacactattttatccttttctctttaatggaaaataaatataaatataaaatttgtaaatataaagtataaggtaaatataaatatcaaatataaagtataaaatttgaaggaaatgctcttaaaaaacaaacaaaaaatacaacagCAAGAGTTGAAAAGATTGAATTTGATAATCTCACAGCCGCATCAGTGTGTCTGTTACTCACAAGTCGGAATTCATAATTAACCATGAACCATTGAAAGGACTGTGAGCTTTTGAACTAATAATAAATTGTACTCGATATCtgatgcaaaaaacaaaaaggtgaACTTCCCGTTTGCCCGTTTGCCTGTGAAGTAGAGCCTTCCAGAGCTGAACCTTATATAAGGCAGAACTGGTCTTAATATAAGGTTTGGGAAGGTTGGTGTTCAGGGACTGGTGGATTTTCAGGAACCAAGGGTGTTTAGCGATCAATGGCTTCCCCTGTGCCCCGGTCTTTCTTCTTTCAGTGGAGTGTTTTTGGTCAAATGAAATCTGAGTTACCCCCAGCCAGAACTAATTCCCTCCCCCAGCTCATACCTCTATTTAGCACTTGGCCATGGGTGCTAAATAGTACCTGCACCATTTAGGCTGTTTTGTTCACGAGTGGCAGAGAACCTGGTTCAAACGGGCTCACGTAAAAGAATCTTTCTATCTCTGCTTTAGCAAGTCTCACTGCTTTGGGTCTGGCTTGACTGGCACAGAAAAGGAGTCACTAGTACAGGTTGTCTGCTCACAGGCTTTCTTCTCTTGGTGACGAGATAGCTGCATGGAGCGAACCTCATCTCCCTCTGGCTTCCAAACCCAGTGTCCATGGTGGGGAGTGTTGATCTCCACCAGTGGGCAGGAGCAGAGACTCACAACATCTCAGGCCTATGAATGGGATTTGTGGAAGTAGAGACCGCCCACATGAGAGCCTATTTATGCAGAACTTGCCAGTGAGTCAGCAACCAGCACTTGATTGGGGGATGAACTCAAAGGCAGGCAGAGGAGTGGGAGAGCTTAATggcggaaaaaaaaaaggggaagacTTCAGGTGTGCCCTGTTTGGGGGCTCTGGGCCTGGAGAAGCCAGAGGTGGGCTATCTAGAAGTGGGCATTCTATCTGATTGGCTTGGAGGGGGCGCATATTTGGCTTTCTCCAGTTGGTCCTGAGTTTGAAGCAGAGGTAAAAATCAGGGAAGTTGTCAGTCAGTGACCACATCCTGGCTGTCCCGGGCTGGTTGCTGCAGAGGTTACAAGCCAGAGTTCTGTTGTCACGTATGGCCTGGCTGGTGCCAACTTGCTTATGGCCACTAGCCAGGCCATATGTGACAACAGTTCAGGAGACCTCAACAGACACAGTTCAGGAGACCTCAACAGACACATCTGTGGAGGTgcagtgtgcgtgtgtgtgtgtgtgtgtgtatgtgtgtgtagtcTCTGTTCCACATTCGTTCTGCACCTCCTGACAAATTCTCCAGTGCTCTCTCTGCTGTCTACTCTAGCTCCCTGCCCCTTGGGAACCAGTGCCCTTCCCTCCAAGAAGACTCTGACCAGGACCATCTCCCGTCTTCCCCAACCTTTGATCTCAACCCTCACCTCTCTGAATAATGCTTGTTTCAATACCAAAGGATCCCCTGCCATGGTCTTTCTGCCCGCTGAACGGGAACCGCACGGGCTATGACGAGGAATGTGAGAAGGCCTCCTCCACGCAGTACTTCTGGTACAGGAAAACCCTCAACATCTCACCGTCCATCCAGGAGAACGGGGGCGTGCAGTGGGAGCCAGCGCTGTGCCTCCTCCTGGCCTGGCTTGTGGTGTACCTGTGCATCCTGAGGGGCACTGAGTCAACTGGCAAGGTGGGATGACAAAGCAGTGGGGGCTTGGGGCTCCTGGGGGGCAGGCATGGAAGCAGTGGCCTCTGCTCCAGCTTTGGCCAATGCCAGGAGGTCGCCTTCTGCTTTGAGGAGCAGCAGCTGTGCTGGGGTGGAGAGCACAGACGGTGTTGCTGGCACAAGTCACCCTCTAGGTGACTAAGAAGGTGTCCAGGAGCAGTTGAAGTTACAACTCCAAATGTTGAAATGAAGACTTTCCCTCTGCCTAAGACATTGAGCATTTCTGTACCAGGCCAGCCCCCAAGTCCATGTAGCCCAAAGGGCACCAAGGAACTAGACAGCGAGTTTTCCCTTTACCATCCTGAGACACCCCTGCCACTGGTTCTCGAACGTAGCTGCGCATTAGTGTCTCCTGAGGAGCTTTACGACTACTGATGCCTCAGTCCTACTAACCCCCAGAGCTTCTGATCTAATCAGTCTGGGATGCCACCTGAGCActgggatttttaaaagctccccggGTAATTATAATGTGAAGCAGAGTTTGAGAGCCTTTGCTCTAACCTGTTTTCAGTGACCCTGCAGAGCTGTCAGGCCTGATCTTTTGGTTTCCAAGACTCTGTAATGGCCCCCGGTTTAGCCCCCAAGGTGCACCCCCCATGGCCCTGGTTAGGGGCTGGAGAACAGAGGTGCTGTTCCCTGGAAAAGCTCCGAGCCCGATAGCTCACTCCGTCCCCCTGTGAAGCTTGGCCAATGTGTTTATGCTCATAAAACTGTTTTTGTAGTTCATCTTTGCCAGAGTATTATGAACATGATCTGAAAGATCTTAGGTGACATCTGCACCTGCACCTTGGGTTCCTTCAGCTCCTTGGCCATATGCCCTCTCTTTCTACTTACTCATTTCCATCTTGCACTTGGTTTATTTTCTTGAGACCTTGGGTTGATTCACTCTTCCCACGTTACAGCGATCCCAACTAAGAATCAGTAGTAAAAGACACACCTCATCTCCCTGCCATTCCCAAGGTGAGGGGGCATGGAGCGCCATTGCAGTTGTCTTAGGAAATTCATGGGAAGCTGGCACCCTGCCTCAGGGGCATGGAGGCCCTAGGGCAACCCAGGCCCATCAGGAAATGGGTCAGCAACTGTGTTTCTCACAGGAGGACCCAGACTTCTAAGGGAATTACCTACATATGCAAAAAATACAATCTTGCAAAACAGTTCTTTGCTTTACAGAAGAGGCTCTGATATGCATATGTGtctcttttcagaaaaatttccAGTTCTAGATGGGTAATTGAATACATGTACTTTAAGATCTCTGTATAAAGGTTTTGTTAAAGTTAGAATTGTTCATAATATGAGAGATAACTGCCAAAGTTACCATGCAATCCTAAGACAAAACATTATTGAATGTATGATGTGTTATCAGTaggaaaagagaatttaatttaaaaatttctatttatgtGCAGTTTTATAGCCATAGAAGTGAAGCCTTCTGGGAGGGTTGTCaagtagaaaaaacaaacagatcatTGAATTTCCCACTGCGTTATAGGGACATTTTTCCCTTCACTACAAGTCACTGCTTTTCTTTTATGCATGCTCATGGCCCATCTTCTCTTAGGCCCCAGTCCTAGGAAAAGCTGTCCTTCCTCCAAactcaacattttttcttttagagacAATATATATCTTGTTAGTGGTTTGTGGTTCCTACTTTGCTTAGGCCACTAGGAAGCTCAGAGCTGAATCTGGCTCACTTCTGAAAACTGGATGGACCCTCACACACGTATTCTGTGAGCTGCCTCAACTCCTATTTGGAATAAAGGGAGGGTGGAGGGCAGAGGGACCCATCCTTGGTTCTCTCTTCTCTACCAAATAAGAGATTTCCTGGTGGTTATGGATATGTGGGCAACCACACCCTACCACCCTGTGTCCCCCAGTCCGAACTCAGAATCAGGGTCTGACCAGGAATTGATGCCATTTCCAGAGACACTGAGGTGTTTTCTGAGCATAGGGGGACTGTCCTGGGCAGAAGGGGGCCCTGTGGTCTCCATGTCTCCAGAGGCTGACTCTGCCCTCTGCCGGCCCCAGGTGGTGTATTTCACTGCGGTGCTGCCCTACTCTGTGCTTATCATCTACCTGGTCCGGGGCCTCACGCTGCATGGAGCCACCAATGGCCTGGCGTACATGTTCACTCCTAAGGTACCggctggagagaagggagccCAAGGGCGGGCAGAAAGGGGGCAGGAAAGGCTGGGCAAACCCGCCAGGTTGGGGTAAGGGGTGTGGATTACTTACGGGCGCTGGATCACTTCCTCAGCCAGGCCGTATCCAAGCCCTGTTCTTTCTGGGGCCTTAAGTCCACCCTTCCTTCCCATTtctaacccccacccccatcagttGCTGCTCTAGCCTCCTGTCTGGCCTCCCTGCCCCGAGTCTTACCCCAAATCCATCTTCCAGACCATAAACATCACTCCACTCATCTCACCCCCTCCTCACATGCTTCCATGGCAATCCCCTGTCCTTCAGGGGCAAATCCACACTCCAGGAGGGTCTTCCAGGCTCCCTCACCCCCCATCCATTCTCCAGGTGCCTGGTCAGTGTACCTCAGTGGGGGGTGCTATAGGGCAGCACACGTACTTCTTTTAGCAAATCTAGCTCCTGGGAACAAAATGTAGCATCCAAAAAaatcccctccctgccccagcaccACATTTCCAAATGCTCCCTGAGGTCAGGGAGGGGATTCAAATCCAAAACTAGACCCTCCACTGCCAGCTAAATCACCTCCAACTCTGGATGCCCAGAGCCTCACAGGACCTGAGCACGGATCAGGGGCTTAATACAGTTTTGAATGATTTTACCCTACAGTCTTCAACTGGGCACCTCCTATGTGTGAGGTGCCATGGGGATAGAACAGAGGAATGCCTGAGTGTTTCATCTGCTGGGAAATGGACAAAGCCCAGGCCCAAGCCTGCCTCTGACCGCCTGTGTGACACAGGCATGTTCcttaccctctctgggcctcccttCCTTTTCTGGTCTGAGAGTTTGCCCAAGCCTCATGCGCCCTGTCCCGCCCTGGCCCTCCAGATGGAGCAGCTGGCCAACCCCAAGGCCTGGATCAACGCAGCCACTCAGATCTTCTTCTCGCTTGGCCTGGGGTTCGGCAGCCTGATCGCCTTTGCCAGCTACAACGAGCCTTCCACCAACTGCCAGCAGCACGCCATCATCGTGTCCCTTATGAACAGCTTCACCTCCATATTTGCCAGTATAGTCACCTTTTCCGTCTATGGCTTCAAGGCCACCTTCAACTATGAAAATTGCTTAAACAAGTAAGCCTGGGTATCCCTCTGAACGGTAGGCCTTAAGTAGGGAAGTGGGTCCCCAAAGCTCAGAGCCAAAGGGGTGAGTGGGAAGAGGTGGATGCCAGAGAGTCTAGGCATGGGGTGCAAAGAGCACCAAACTTGGAGTCCTCAATCCAGGGTTCAAATCACACACTCTCTCACTCActcgcgctctctctctctctctctctctctctctctctctctctctctctctcacacacacacacacacacacacacacacacggcctCTCCTGAGGCCCCTTGGGCAAGTCACGTGTGCCATACAGGGATGAGGGTTGGGTTAACATGTTCAAAGCACTTAGCAGAATAAGGCATCTAACAAACTTTAGTTCCTTCTGCTCCATCTCCTCCCTTCTCAGAAGTAACCAAGAGCTCTGTAGCTGAGACATTATAAGTGATTGATTATAGAATTTACTTTCTGCAGTCCTTTACCGAAAGACCCAAGAAACATTCCACTACAGATGCAAGAAAAAAGATCCCCATGTTTTCTGTAGCCAAGATTGAATGGGGGAATATGGGAAGTACTAAAAAaatgtgggggtgaggggtgaaaTTTTTGCAACTCAGAAATAACCTTGTGAACATCAAAGAGCCTGTTTTACTCCacaaaaagaatcttaaaaattgaacatacctatatatacatgtatgtgtgtgtgtatatatattacacaccCACACAAGAATCGTCTGGAAGTTAGGCCATCCAATATGGCAGTCACAAGTAGCTATTTATAAGCTTAAATTAGATAAAATGTTCACTTTCTCAGTCATATCACATCTCAAGCGCTCAATCACCATACATAGCTCGCAGCTTCCATACTGAATAACACAGGACATTTCTTCCATCACCGCAGAACATCCTATTGGACAAGGCTGGTCCAGATACGAAAATAAcctagttgtgtgtgtgtttgggtccTGCTGTTATCACTGACCATATCTGAGGCCCTTCAAAGTCATTCAAGATCGCCCTGCCCTTTAAAAGGCTCACTGATCAATGAATTCCCTCTGTGGAAAGGAGAGGGGTCTAAAGTGGCCTCACCTGGTCAGAAAAGGAGTTGGGAATGGGCCGCCCTGACTCAGCACCTGGAGCCTCTGAGTTTGGCCATGGCAGTCTTTACACTCAGTAAAGTTCAATCTGATagtctgcccccaccccccagggtgATTCTGCTGCTGACCAATTCTTTTGACCTTGAAGATGGCTTTTTGACAGTCAGCAATCTGGAGCAGGTGAAGGGCTACCTGTCGTCTGCCTACCCAGGCAAATACAGCGAGGTGTTTCCACAGATTCAGAACTGCAGCTTGGAGTCTGAGCTAGACACGGTAAGGTAGCTGGCAGCTGGTGGGCTTGCTTATCTCCTGTGAAAACACAAGAGGCCACGAGCTTCAGTGGTACCTTTGGGACTGCCAATGAGAAAGTGTGACTTGGGGATAGTTGCATTCCTTGAAAATTAAGAAGACTCTGGATTATTTTCCCTGCTGACTTTGGAAGAGAAGAGAACCTTGAGCACCACTATCTTTAGGTACTGCATGGAATCCTTGTTACAGAAAGTTCCTTCGGGTTCTCTATGTCCTTTCTTCCATTTGCCTTTCCTAAGTTTACAAATTACAGGAAAGTATGGAAAATAAACTCCTATATATTTACCACCCAGAATGAGCAAGTATAAACATTTCATCATTTGGGGTTTATACTGTTTTACACAAACGTAAAGAAGATTTCAAGGAAAAAGctgaaattccctttttaaaagccccagACTACTAACTAATTCACCAGAGGCAAGAACCTCCATTTTTACATTTCTACTATGCATACAGGTATCCTTAACACATATTACTGCTTTGTAGGCATTTTTTATTGGAAATAAGAGATCCTCGGGGTTACTTTCCtcattcaacattttatttttgagatctgtccaaaataaaacaaatagaatttcattcattcattttaagtgCTGCATTTTATTCTATCACACAAATATGTCGCAATTTATTTACCCTTTCTAATAGACATtgggatttttttcaaattttgctaCTAAAATTAcccttatttatattttaaagaattatttttgcTATGTTAGGGCATTATGTTTTcacatgaattttaggatcatttTGACAAGATCTACTGGGGAAAAAATccttttagtaatttttattcGAATTTGGATTTTGCCACTGATATTGCTTAGAATTGCTGGCTCATGATAATAAAAAGCAgatcaaattttaataaattttataagtgTTTTAAACTCTCTGCAGGTAATACATCCCTTTATCATCTGAACCTAGGTTAGCATCCACTATCCCCCACAGTGTGCCATTGAGCTTCCCTATATTGTGTCTGACAAACCAACATTTGCCTCCCTGGGCGGGCAGGGGTGGTATTCTAAATAGGTTATTCTTTATATCTGCTCACTCTTCAAGAACAGTGGCTTGTAAATCTTTGTGAGCTCACTGCTCGAAGGTAATCTCTGGGAGCCCTGCATGCCTAAATTAGGGAAGGCTTCCCCCACAGTGGGTCTGCTTCTCCTTCTGCTGGAAGCCAGGGGTATCCCCAAGCCATGACACCTTTCAACCCCCATAAGGGATTCATCTTTAAGCAGGAATTCCAGGATCAGTTTCCCCAACCTGCACTATTCCACAGTTTGAAATACCCCCAAGGGCATACTCTAGGTATATGACCACTGAGCAACCCTGCCCCATCTGGTTGCTTGCTGGCCAGGCCAGCCCCCCCATCGTTCTGGTTCCTGCCACTCCAGTCCCACCATCCCATCTCAGCTCCCAGCCATCAAGACTTCAGAAACCCTAATCAGCCAGACATTGGAAGCTGAGTTACCCAAACAGTGTCTTACTATATTTTACCCAGAATTTATATAAATTGAGGAAGCAGAGGAGAACTCAGTGTTCCATGTTGACTGAAAGTTCTCCTCATATTTGGAGGGTATGTAAGTCCCTTGAGTGTGTAACCAATGCCTTCTCGCCATGGGCAGGCGGTCCAGGGGACTGGCCTTGCTTTCATCGTCTACACTGAGGCCATTAAGAACATGGAGGTGTCCCAGCTGTGGTCGGTGCTGTACTTCTTCATGCTCCTGATGCTGGGCATCGGGAGCATGCTGGGGAACACGGCGGCCATCCTCACCCCTCTGACTGACAGCAAGGTCATCTCCCGTTACCTGCCCAAGGAGGCTATCTCAGGTCAGTGGACCGGCCAGTAGAAGAGGTTGGGAGGGATGGGATGGGGCATGGAATAATGGACAAGCCTCCTCAGGAGCCCTGGGCTTGTTGAGGTGACCACAGAGGAGTGTGACACCCTCATGGCAATCCTGCCAGGGTCTTCTCGTCTCCGGCAATCTGGGGACTAGGGTGGGGGTGGTTTATCCTGCACTTAGTTCTCCATATCATGGGCAATTGGTAGCTGCCCCAACCTTGGGAAAAGGCCAAACTCCCTAACCTGACACTCAGAGCCCTCCAAGCTAGGAGAgaacttgcttttgtttttgttttaatgggGGTTACAGCAATTACAAAATGCATATTGCCCAAGTGCATAGCTCAATGAATTTTATACCTGAATCTGCTCAAGTAACCAATAGGTCAAGATGCAGAACATTTCCTGCACCCCAGAAATCTCCTTCCCTATCCACGTGTACCCCACTTAGACATTCAGAGAAGCAAAACCTTGACTGTTCTTCCAACCCATATGGATGAACCAATCAACCAGTCTACCCTCCTTAGAGCCAGCAGCTCCTGTTGCCCCACAGAAAGCTAGATGAGCAGGTTGGGGCTGAGGGGCTTCCCACCCTCAGGTGTCTACCCCAGGGCCCAGCAGTGGCATCTCAGGTGGGTGAGCAGGTGGTCTCGTGGCCCACAGGTCTGGTGTGTCTCATCAACTGCGCCGTTGGCATGATATTCACCATGGAGGCTGGAAACTACTGGTTTGACATATTCAACGACTACGCGGCCACGCTGTCACTGCTGCTCATCGTCCTAGTGGAGACCATTGCCGTGTGCTACGTGTACGGGCTGAGGAGGTGAGGCCACAGATGCACCATAAACCACGTGGGGAGGCCAACCCACCCGGGCCGCACCCACAGGGAAACCCTCTCAATGTGCAGTTCACACTTTTCCCTTTAAAGCTTGGCATTGTTTCTGAAGGTTTCTTTCTAGCCCCAGATTTCACCTAATTCTCCCTCTCACTTCCACCCTCACTTTGCCTTCAGCCACTGCCCTCTCTTcgtttttacattttattatgcAATGTTTGCCGGTGACCCCAGGGGCTCCCAGGACAGGGAATCATGCCTCTAGGCATGAGATGATACTCTGTTCACTGGCCACCATCAGTGTTTTTCAGGAACCCTGACCATAGTCTAGTTGATAAACTGACGCCCTAGAAATTTGACAAATTCAAAATGTAGTCAGTATCTGTAGCATTGGAATGTTTTAAATCTCACCAGCTGGGGGACTGTGCAGCTGaggctgagaaccactggtccTGAGCCGCTTTGCTACTTGAGCGTACATCAGAACCACCCGGGGGGCTTGTTTAACAACTGATTGCTGGGCCTTACCCACAGTGTTTTTGGCTCAGCAGACCTGAGGCAGCGAC
This portion of the Tamandua tetradactyla isolate mTamTet1 chromosome 15, mTamTet1.pri, whole genome shotgun sequence genome encodes:
- the SLC6A20 gene encoding sodium- and chloride-dependent transporter XTRP3 isoform X2 translates to MEKARPLWANPLQFVFACISYAVGLGNVWRFPYLCQLYGGGSFLVPYLIMLIVEGMPLLYLELVVGQRMRQGSIGAWRTISPYLSGVGVASVVVSFFLSMYYNVINAWAFWYLFHSFQDPLPWSFCPLNGNRTGYDEECEKASSTQYFWYRKTLNISPSIQENGGVQWEPALCLLLAWLVVYLCILRGTESTGKVVYFTAVLPYSVLIIYLVRGLTLHGATNGLAYMFTPKMEQLANPKAWINAATQIFFSLGLGFGSLIAFASYNEPSTNCQQHAIIVSLMNSFTSIFASIVTFSVYGFKATFNYENCLNKVILLLTNSFDLEDGFLTVSNLEQVKGYLSSAYPGKYSEVFPQIQNCSLESELDTAVQGTGLAFIVYTEAIKNMEVSQLWSVLYFFMLLMLGIGSMLGNTAAILTPLTDSKVISRYLPKEAISGLVCLINCAVGMIFTMEAGNYWFDIFNDYAATLSLLLIVLVETIAVCYVYGLRRFERDLKAMTGRSLHWYWKVMWAGVSPLLIISLFVFYLSDYILTGTLQYQAWDASQGQLVTKDYPTYALAIIGLLVASSTMCIPLVALGMFVMRSLQRGDSTPVA
- the SLC6A20 gene encoding sodium- and chloride-dependent transporter XTRP3 isoform X1 is translated as MKKPNGLLKKMVYCSLKQVQKSGENVDDPFLEDPLPWSFCPLNGNRTGYDEECEKASSTQYFWYRKTLNISPSIQENGGVQWEPALCLLLAWLVVYLCILRGTESTGKVVYFTAVLPYSVLIIYLVRGLTLHGATNGLAYMFTPKMEQLANPKAWINAATQIFFSLGLGFGSLIAFASYNEPSTNCQQHAIIVSLMNSFTSIFASIVTFSVYGFKATFNYENCLNKVILLLTNSFDLEDGFLTVSNLEQVKGYLSSAYPGKYSEVFPQIQNCSLESELDTAVQGTGLAFIVYTEAIKNMEVSQLWSVLYFFMLLMLGIGSMLGNTAAILTPLTDSKVISRYLPKEAISGLVCLINCAVGMIFTMEAGNYWFDIFNDYAATLSLLLIVLVETIAVCYVYGLRRFERDLKAMTGRSLHWYWKVMWAGVSPLLIISLFVFYLSDYILTGTLQYQAWDASQGQLVTKDYPTYALAIIGLLVASSTMCIPLVALGMFVMRSLQRGDSTPVA